A stretch of the Bacillus sp. B-jedd genome encodes the following:
- a CDS encoding xanthine phosphoribosyltransferase: protein MESLKKKIQQEGRVLSEQVLKVDSFLNHQIDPSLMREIGVEFADRFKEDGITKILTLESSGIAPSVMAGLEMNVPVIFARKRKSLTLTEGLLSASVYSFTKQETSEISIAAKYLDSNDRVLIIDDFLANGQAALALIKLTEDAGATVAGLGIVIEKSFQKGRKLLEQKEIKIESLARITSLENGQASFFNELKEEPAR from the coding sequence ATGGAAAGCTTGAAGAAAAAAATTCAGCAGGAAGGCCGCGTGCTTTCTGAACAGGTATTGAAAGTCGATTCATTTCTAAACCATCAAATAGACCCATCTCTTATGCGGGAAATAGGTGTGGAGTTCGCTGACAGGTTTAAGGAAGACGGAATTACAAAAATTCTCACTCTTGAATCGTCCGGAATCGCACCGTCCGTAATGGCGGGGCTCGAAATGAATGTACCAGTCATTTTTGCGAGAAAAAGAAAGTCATTGACGTTGACAGAAGGTTTGTTGTCTGCGAGTGTTTATTCATTTACAAAGCAGGAAACTTCCGAGATTTCCATTGCCGCAAAATATTTGGATTCAAATGACCGCGTTCTGATCATTGACGATTTCCTGGCAAATGGCCAGGCAGCCCTCGCACTCATCAAGCTGACCGAAGACGCTGGAGCTACTGTTGCGGGGCTTGGGATCGTGATCGAAAAATCTTTTCAGAAAGGCAGGAAGCTCCTTGAACAAAAAGAAATCAAAATTGAATCTCTGGCCAGGATCACTTCCCTTGAAAATGGACAAGCATCATTCTTCAATGAACTAAAGGAGGAACCTGCCCGATGA